One segment of Candidatus Thermoplasmatota archaeon DNA contains the following:
- a CDS encoding MGMT family protein: MVSKRSWHEKLADNKDLPKVIEIDDKMSKRWGTGACVIPAPMEVDQIMKNVPKGKLITINEIRETLAKKHGATIGCPITTGIFAWVAAHATEEDAAEEKKNITPYWRTLKSGGVINEKYLGGVVNIKKLLESEGHSVIQKGKKYLVENYQEKLAQI, encoded by the coding sequence ATGGTGTCTAAGAGATCATGGCATGAAAAACTGGCGGACAATAAGGATTTACCAAAGGTTATAGAAATAGATGATAAGATGAGTAAAAGATGGGGGACAGGCGCATGCGTTATACCAGCACCGATGGAGGTAGATCAGATAATGAAAAACGTTCCAAAAGGTAAACTAATCACCATCAATGAGATACGCGAAACACTTGCAAAGAAACATGGTGCAACAATTGGATGCCCTATAACAACCGGTATATTTGCTTGGGTCGCAGCACATGCAACAGAAGAAGATGCAGCCGAGGAAAAGAAAAATATAACACCATATTGGCGTACACTTAAATCAGGAGGAGTAATTAACGAGAAATACCTTGGTGGAGTAGTTAATATAAAAAAACTTTTGGAATCAGAAGGACACAGCGTTATTCAGAAAGGTAAAAAATATCTGGTAGAAAATTACCAAGAAAAACTAGCACAAATTTAG
- the psmA gene encoding archaeal proteasome endopeptidase complex subunit alpha, translating into MEPDGALYDQASTIFSPDGRLYQVEYAREAINKGSTTLGLKYKDGVVLIAYKNYPSHLVEIQKMEKIFQIDDYIGCAFAGLSADAQRLVEIAQEEAQINKITYDEDITIKALTDIICEYKHAFTQYDGIRPFGVALIIAGIDNTGKKLYSTDPSGVFLEYKAVCEGANSTNVMTYLKNTYEKDLNLDTAIDISFKAIQKINKKKLNADSFEIAVIDKKKKFYKLTNKEIKDILRKS; encoded by the coding sequence ATGGAACCAGATGGAGCACTATACGACCAAGCAAGCACAATATTTTCACCAGATGGTAGACTATATCAGGTAGAATACGCACGTGAGGCGATAAACAAAGGATCAACAACACTCGGTTTGAAATACAAAGATGGCGTAGTATTAATTGCTTACAAAAACTATCCATCACACCTAGTTGAAATACAAAAGATGGAAAAAATATTCCAAATAGACGACTACATAGGATGTGCATTCGCAGGGCTATCAGCAGATGCACAACGCCTAGTAGAAATAGCACAAGAAGAAGCACAAATAAACAAAATAACATACGATGAAGATATAACAATAAAAGCATTAACCGATATCATATGTGAATATAAGCATGCATTTACACAATACGATGGGATAAGACCATTTGGCGTAGCACTTATTATAGCTGGGATTGACAACACTGGTAAAAAACTATATTCAACAGACCCATCAGGAGTATTCTTGGAATACAAAGCTGTATGCGAAGGAGCAAACAGCACAAACGTTATGACATATCTAAAAAACACTTATGAAAAAGATCTAAATCTTGATACAGCAATTGATATAAGCTTTAAAGCCATCCAAAAAATAAACAAAAAAAAGCTGAATGCAGACTCCTTTGAGATAGCGGTTATTGACAAAAAGAAAAAATTCTACAAACTTACAAACAAAGAAATAAAAGATATACTAAGAAAAAGCTAA
- a CDS encoding 30S ribosomal protein S8e codes for MALWQGKAKRCKTGRRIRYARSKRRFEIGGEQTLTTIGENRTKIVRTRGKHKKTKIKTANIAYVLDKKTNKTTKTEIITVVDNPANLHYIRRNIMNKGAIINTKIGKARITSRPGQTGAIHAVLIEK; via the coding sequence ATGGCACTGTGGCAAGGGAAAGCTAAGAGATGCAAAACAGGGCGAAGGATTCGATACGCCCGCAGCAAAAGAAGGTTTGAAATAGGTGGAGAACAAACCCTAACAACTATAGGTGAGAACAGAACAAAAATTGTTAGAACCAGAGGAAAACATAAAAAAACCAAAATAAAAACAGCAAACATAGCATATGTCTTAGACAAAAAAACAAATAAAACCACAAAAACAGAGATAATAACAGTCGTAGACAACCCAGCAAACCTACACTACATAAGAAGAAACATAATGAACAAAGGAGCCATAATAAATACTAAAATAGGTAAAGCACGCATAACATCACGCCCTGGACAAACAGGGGCTATACACGCTGTATTAATAGAAAAATAA
- a CDS encoding alpha-amylase family glycosyl hydrolase has protein sequence MGGVDWFKNAIIYHILIDRFYGFTSTTNWDKPIFLGGKIRGVTEKIPYLLDLGVNTIWISPFYQTNTYHGYHVTDFYQVGPRFGTIEDLKELIKTVHRNNMHIIADFVPNHCSKEHPFFKEAQQNKNSRYRDWFYFTKWPDEYLCFLSVKDLPKINLDNPDAREYMINVAKHWLRQGLDGCRLDHVIGASHNFWGCFRKEIKKENPNVVLIGEAWMQGVKIYELKTIKVRGKYLKWFFGASSDNLFKEYIGELDGVLDFKIQEMIRDYVANKKSYQTKRALYTKINHHLRKYPDGYFLPTFLDNHDMNRILFECKNNKEKLKEAAEIQFSINQPPIIYYGTEIGMSQDKSIWEFLSYGDLQARQPMNWEKQDRSLFSFYEGLIQERKRGMFGNFRTKTNSF, from the coding sequence ATGGGTGGTGTTGACTGGTTTAAAAACGCAATAATATACCATATTTTGATTGATAGATTCTATGGTTTTACTAGTACAACAAACTGGGATAAACCAATATTCCTAGGTGGCAAAATAAGGGGGGTAACAGAAAAAATACCATATCTATTAGATCTTGGTGTAAACACTATTTGGATATCACCATTTTACCAGACAAACACATACCATGGTTATCATGTAACAGATTTTTACCAGGTGGGTCCACGTTTTGGTACAATAGAAGATTTAAAAGAACTGATAAAAACAGTTCATAGAAACAATATGCATATCATAGCAGATTTTGTGCCAAACCATTGTTCAAAAGAGCACCCTTTTTTCAAAGAGGCTCAACAAAACAAAAACAGTCGATACAGGGATTGGTTCTATTTCACAAAATGGCCAGATGAGTACCTATGTTTTCTAAGTGTTAAAGATCTACCAAAAATAAACCTTGATAACCCAGATGCCAGAGAATATATGATAAACGTGGCAAAACATTGGCTTAGACAAGGGTTAGATGGCTGTAGATTGGATCATGTTATAGGGGCTTCGCATAATTTCTGGGGGTGTTTTAGAAAAGAAATAAAAAAAGAAAACCCAAATGTTGTATTGATTGGGGAGGCTTGGATGCAGGGTGTTAAGATATATGAGCTGAAAACAATAAAGGTTAGGGGTAAATACTTGAAATGGTTTTTTGGCGCCTCATCAGACAATCTTTTTAAAGAATACATAGGTGAACTAGATGGGGTATTGGATTTTAAGATACAAGAGATGATAAGGGATTATGTTGCTAACAAAAAATCTTATCAAACAAAGCGAGCTTTGTACACTAAAATTAATCATCATCTTCGGAAGTATCCAGATGGTTATTTTTTGCCAACATTCCTGGATAACCATGACATGAACAGGATATTGTTTGAATGTAAAAATAACAAGGAAAAACTTAAGGAGGCGGCAGAGATACAATTCTCAATAAATCAACCACCTATCATATATTATGGTACTGAGATTGGTATGTCGCAGGATAAGTCTATATGGGAGTTTTTATCATATGGGGATCTGCAGGCACGGCAGCCGATGAACTGGGAAAAACAGGATAGGAGTTTGTTTTCTTTTTATGAGGGGCTTATCCAGGAGAGAAAGAGGGGGATGTTCGGAAATTTCCGAACAAAAACAAACAGTTTTTAA
- a CDS encoding winged helix-turn-helix domain-containing protein, with translation MPKVTLDRETFKALASDTRLDILRALDGKSMSLNDICRATNLNKATLHEHLTKLSEVGLIKKNEREGHKWVYYRLSWKGECLLHPENSRIVVLFSITFISLFVGIIQLINFARGKVVGLASTFGGSSTIHMYAAEGDYINLAINSGLRYLGDLPAQNQTLSKLSMFLNKNIQIRNILGQQVNYSDIKWDAVYPAKQVSVTADALLRGESLADSSNAQAMVAFIQDPVLLYIAIGCIVLFMVLFSIGIWRLWENKTQKI, from the coding sequence ATGCCTAAGGTTACGCTTGATCGTGAGACATTTAAGGCGCTTGCATCTGATACTAGACTAGATATACTCAGAGCTTTAGATGGTAAAAGTATGAGTTTAAATGATATTTGTAGGGCTACTAATCTTAACAAGGCGACACTCCATGAGCATTTGACAAAACTTAGTGAGGTGGGTTTGATAAAGAAGAATGAGCGAGAGGGGCATAAATGGGTTTATTATAGACTTAGTTGGAAGGGGGAATGCTTGCTTCACCCTGAGAACTCTAGGATAGTTGTTTTATTTAGTATTACATTTATTTCGCTTTTTGTTGGTATAATTCAACTAATTAATTTTGCGCGGGGAAAGGTTGTAGGGCTTGCAAGCACCTTTGGTGGTTCTAGTACAATTCATATGTATGCTGCAGAAGGCGATTATATTAATCTGGCGATAAATAGTGGTCTCAGGTATCTTGGGGATTTACCTGCTCAGAATCAGACTCTGTCGAAGCTTTCTATGTTTTTAAACAAGAACATACAGATAAGGAATATTTTGGGTCAGCAGGTTAACTACTCAGATATTAAATGGGATGCTGTTTATCCTGCAAAACAAGTAAGTGTTACAGCGGATGCACTTCTTAGAGGAGAGTCTTTAGCAGATTCATCAAATGCACAAGCTATGGTGGCTTTTATTCAAGATCCGGTTTTGTTGTATATTGCTATTGGTTGTATAGTATTATTTATGGTTCTCTTTTCCATAGGTATTTGGAGGCTTTGGGAGAATAAAACCCAAAAAATCTAA
- a CDS encoding GNAT family N-acetyltransferase — MKKLEIKFVDNKKEFDKVIDIRKTVFVEEQNVPLDLELDGLDSTAKHIIAYLDKKPVGCARLRTDERTRLERVAVLKHYRHQGFGKQIVKYIIEHCKNNSNISEIYLHSRIDTVGFYKKLGFKTRGRIFFEAGIEHAEMFLRT; from the coding sequence GTGAAAAAATTAGAAATAAAATTTGTGGATAACAAGAAAGAATTCGACAAGGTTATTGATATAAGAAAAACTGTTTTTGTTGAAGAGCAAAATGTACCATTAGATCTAGAGTTAGATGGCCTGGATTCTACTGCAAAACATATAATAGCATATCTTGATAAAAAACCGGTTGGTTGTGCACGTTTACGAACAGATGAAAGAACGAGACTAGAACGCGTTGCTGTCCTAAAACACTATAGACACCAAGGTTTTGGCAAACAGATTGTAAAATATATTATAGAGCATTGTAAAAACAATAGTAATATCAGTGAAATTTATCTTCATTCAAGAATCGATACAGTTGGTTTTTACAAAAAACTTGGTTTTAAAACAAGAGGGAGAATCTTTTTTGAGGCTGGCATAGAACATGCTGAGATGTTTTTGAGGACCTAG
- a CDS encoding DUF2179 domain-containing protein, which yields MGNLLGILIEEKLSIGLAIVRIITKHDATKLIEYLKSMEYGVTIVDAEGVKGPVKLIFAVVKRVDLKKILGDIERIHPHAFYSVKDVRSVGEAILPSSKNRRFFRAVGKGK from the coding sequence ATGGGTAATCTTCTTGGGATTTTAATTGAGGAAAAACTTAGTATCGGATTAGCTATTGTTCGTATTATCACAAAACATGATGCTACAAAATTGATTGAGTATCTTAAATCTATGGAGTATGGTGTTACTATTGTGGATGCTGAAGGTGTCAAGGGTCCTGTTAAACTAATTTTTGCTGTTGTTAAAAGAGTAGATCTTAAAAAAATCTTAGGTGATATTGAGAGGATTCACCCCCATGCTTTTTATTCAGTTAAGGATGTTCGCTCTGTTGGGGAAGCTATTTTGCCGTCTTCTAAAAATCGTCGTTTCTTTCGAGCGGTTGGAAAAGGAAAATGA
- the nucS gene encoding endonuclease NucS produces MMINNIVNPTPKMAIDFIKIYHKSKPDKTMLVLIGDCMIDYHGRARSLLDWGERIIMIKQDGTVLVHQPVMREPVNWQPAGTKTDYSIENNHLVLKTHHKNPPEKMTIKFRDIKLVVTTSLKDKAKLVIAGMETDVVNQITKNPDIIEEGLRISKREKHIKSGVIDLFGYDKNHTPVVIEVKRSLANISAAQQLRMYVNDIKKDVDEANVRGILCAPRVPDLVKKLLSDYNLEWREIERQIVLPDELQKTLKEF; encoded by the coding sequence ATGATGATAAATAACATAGTTAACCCAACACCTAAAATGGCTATCGATTTCATAAAAATATACCATAAATCTAAGCCAGATAAAACAATGCTTGTTTTAATCGGCGACTGCATGATTGATTACCATGGGCGCGCACGTTCTCTACTTGATTGGGGAGAACGTATCATAATGATAAAACAAGATGGTACAGTGCTAGTTCATCAACCAGTTATGCGTGAACCTGTGAACTGGCAACCAGCTGGTACAAAAACAGATTACAGCATAGAAAACAATCATCTTGTGCTGAAAACTCATCACAAAAACCCTCCTGAGAAGATGACTATAAAATTCCGTGACATAAAACTAGTAGTAACAACATCATTAAAAGATAAAGCAAAACTTGTTATAGCTGGCATGGAAACAGACGTCGTTAATCAGATAACAAAAAACCCAGATATAATAGAAGAGGGGTTACGTATATCCAAACGTGAAAAACATATTAAATCAGGTGTAATCGATCTATTTGGCTACGACAAAAACCATACACCAGTTGTCATAGAAGTAAAACGCAGCCTAGCAAATATCAGCGCAGCACAGCAACTCAGGATGTATGTTAACGACATAAAAAAGGATGTAGATGAAGCAAACGTAAGAGGCATACTATGTGCTCCACGTGTACCAGACCTAGTAAAAAAACTTTTATCTGACTACAACCTAGAATGGAGAGAAATAGAGAGACAAATCGTTTTACCAGATGAACTTCAGAAAACACTTAAAGAATTCTAA
- a CDS encoding signal recognition particle subunit SRP19/SEC65 family protein, translated as MVSKNEGKYVIWPVYFDKTLTKKEGRRISKKHAVEKPSIENIIKSAKSLGLNPVLEKDSAHPSKHWKKEGRVLVDKKGPKSKILVQISNRLG; from the coding sequence ATGGTTTCTAAAAACGAGGGGAAATACGTTATTTGGCCTGTCTATTTTGACAAAACACTTACAAAAAAAGAAGGAAGACGGATTTCAAAAAAACATGCCGTTGAAAAACCTAGTATAGAAAACATAATTAAATCAGCGAAATCACTAGGACTCAACCCAGTTTTAGAAAAAGACTCAGCACACCCCTCAAAACACTGGAAAAAAGAAGGCAGAGTATTAGTTGACAAAAAAGGACCAAAAAGCAAAATACTGGTACAAATCTCCAACCGCCTTGGATAA